From a region of the Odoribacter splanchnicus DSM 20712 genome:
- a CDS encoding murein hydrolase activator EnvC family protein encodes MIYKFLGILLVLFFSLEINVSAQSISDIKKQKAKTEKEIAYLNSLLKEAEKNKSVSTQKLNILRQKIQQSKKLLSSLNQEVGLIQNNISANEQRIKELEENKKSMLDLYAKLVYGSWKKRNKTDKLMFIFSSADFNQAYNRFKYFQQIQEYSKRQLHMIQAVNDSLDVKNKELKDLFAQKNTALNEIGVQSKELESEQLKENQYIAQIQKKEKDFRKKLQAEMQKRQRLAKQLDKLIANQIKKSGSTTSTYKLTPEEQLVSNDFAKNKGKLPWPVTEGFISEKFGVFNHSIHKLVEVASRGIGITTSKNAEVRSVFQGVVSVAMYMNDIDSYVVIIRHGSYFTVYINLQEVKVNQGDVVKTKQVIGKVAHDEEKGSVLNFEVFKDTEKLNPELWLAK; translated from the coding sequence ATGATCTACAAGTTTTTAGGTATATTGTTAGTTTTGTTTTTTTCGCTTGAGATAAATGTCTCAGCTCAATCGATCAGTGATATTAAAAAACAAAAAGCTAAGACTGAAAAGGAGATCGCTTATTTAAATTCATTGTTGAAGGAAGCCGAAAAGAACAAGTCTGTTTCTACTCAGAAATTGAATATTTTAAGGCAGAAGATTCAACAGAGTAAAAAACTATTAAGTTCTTTAAATCAGGAAGTAGGACTTATTCAGAATAATATTTCTGCCAATGAGCAGCGTATTAAAGAACTGGAAGAGAACAAAAAGTCGATGCTCGATCTTTATGCGAAATTGGTGTATGGTAGCTGGAAAAAACGGAATAAAACAGATAAATTGATGTTTATTTTTTCTTCAGCAGATTTTAATCAGGCTTATAATCGGTTTAAATACTTTCAACAGATTCAGGAATATTCTAAACGTCAATTACATATGATTCAGGCGGTAAACGATTCTTTGGATGTTAAAAACAAAGAATTGAAGGATTTGTTTGCACAAAAGAATACTGCTTTGAATGAAATCGGTGTACAGAGTAAAGAATTAGAATCCGAACAATTGAAAGAAAATCAATATATTGCTCAGATTCAGAAAAAAGAGAAAGATTTTCGGAAAAAATTGCAAGCCGAAATGCAAAAACGTCAGAGGTTGGCTAAACAGTTGGATAAATTGATAGCCAATCAAATCAAGAAATCCGGTAGCACTACTTCGACTTATAAACTGACTCCTGAAGAACAATTGGTATCGAACGATTTTGCTAAAAATAAGGGAAAGTTACCCTGGCCGGTGACTGAAGGATTCATTTCTGAGAAATTCGGTGTATTTAATCATTCGATACATAAATTGGTTGAAGTAGCCAGTCGGGGGATTGGAATTACAACTTCAAAAAATGCTGAAGTGCGTTCCGTTTTTCAAGGAGTGGTTAGTGTGGCTATGTATATGAATGATATCGACAGTTATGTAGTTATTATACGTCATGGAAGTTATTTTACTGTCTATATTAATTTGCAGGAGGTAAAAGTAAATCAAGGAGATGTTGTTAAAACGAAGCAGGTGATCGGAAAAGTTGCTCATGACGAAGAAAAAGGGAGTGTTTTGAATTTTGAAGTTTTTAAGGATACAGAGAAATTGAATCCGGAGCTTTGGTTAGCTAAATAA
- the dut gene encoding dUTP diphosphatase gives MEIKIVNRSKHPLPEYKTKASAGMDIRANLEEIVTLKPLERKLIPTGLFIELPEGYEAQIRPRSGLALNEGLGLLNSPGTLDADYRGELGVIVVNLSNNMITIEDGERICQMVINKVEQAEWIEVNELSDSERGDGGFGHTGKK, from the coding sequence ATGGAAATCAAAATTGTAAATCGTTCAAAACATCCGCTACCTGAATATAAAACAAAAGCTTCGGCTGGTATGGATATTAGGGCTAATCTGGAAGAAATCGTCACGTTGAAACCTTTGGAAAGAAAATTGATCCCAACAGGTTTATTTATCGAATTACCCGAGGGATATGAAGCACAAATCCGTCCCCGTAGCGGGTTGGCTTTAAATGAAGGTTTAGGACTATTGAACAGTCCGGGAACTTTAGATGCCGATTATCGTGGTGAACTAGGAGTTATCGTGGTGAATCTCTCTAATAATATGATTACGATCGAAGACGGAGAAAGAATTTGTCAGATGGTCATTAACAAGGTAGAACAAGCCGAATGGATAGAAGTAAATGAACTATCGGACAGCGAACGGGGAGACGGAGGATTCGGTCATACAGGAAAAAAATAA
- a CDS encoding DUF4292 domain-containing protein, whose translation MRLGGHIFLLIIVVVSIVSCRSAKQIAVKKNIPSITEGRLLKNIENNELEYSTLFAKKMDISYKDGKGSNSLKASLKIKRDSFIQANVTAPLGIEVARILLTKDSIKFVDTYHKNFFVADYDYFYDKFDVRVSFDCVEKIITNAFFDFQDCAGLGKEKKYKLDKTELGYELSTVEERAISRKIKKFYKKKRKNKDFMLVLQRILIDPEYFRPVKVSVEDLDEDMSVSVNYGAFKQFSEKNFPEKIVFQLAVGNNKTSLELKFLKIDFDVPLEPNFKISPKFKRIE comes from the coding sequence ATGAGACTGGGTGGACATATATTTTTGTTGATAATCGTAGTTGTTTCAATAGTGTCTTGCCGTTCTGCTAAACAGATAGCGGTAAAAAAGAATATTCCTTCTATAACGGAAGGCCGGCTATTGAAAAATATCGAAAATAATGAATTGGAATATTCTACTTTGTTTGCTAAAAAGATGGATATTTCCTATAAAGACGGGAAAGGATCCAATAGTTTAAAGGCTTCTCTGAAAATTAAGCGGGATAGTTTTATTCAGGCTAATGTTACAGCACCATTAGGAATCGAAGTAGCGCGTATTTTATTGACTAAAGACAGTATCAAATTTGTAGACACTTATCATAAGAACTTCTTTGTAGCCGATTATGATTATTTTTATGATAAGTTCGATGTCCGGGTAAGTTTCGATTGTGTCGAGAAGATCATCACGAATGCTTTTTTTGATTTTCAGGATTGTGCAGGTTTAGGTAAGGAAAAGAAATATAAATTGGATAAGACAGAATTGGGATATGAACTTTCTACTGTAGAAGAAAGGGCAATTAGCCGTAAGATCAAAAAATTCTATAAGAAAAAACGAAAGAATAAAGATTTTATGCTGGTTTTGCAGCGGATTTTAATAGATCCTGAGTATTTCCGGCCTGTAAAAGTATCTGTAGAAGATCTGGATGAAGATATGTCTGTGAGTGTGAATTATGGAGCATTTAAACAGTTTTCGGAAAAGAATTTTCCGGAAAAGATTGTCTTCCAATTAGCGGTTGGAAATAATAAAACCAGTCTGGAATTAAAATTTTTGAAAATAGATTTCGACGTACCTTTGGAACCGAATTTTAAAATTTCTCCTAAATTTAAAAGAATAGAATAA
- a CDS encoding tetratricopeptide repeat protein, giving the protein MVRWIAFMLCFLFILPAFADKKKKTENIQELDEKTRLEFDYSFMEGVRSKITGDYQAAIGWFDNCLKILPSSSVAKYEIAGILTAGEDYNGALQLAREAVAGNPDNMWYKILLANILQKKAMIEEACNVYADIIAKYPNKEEFYLIEAELYISVEKWQKAIEVFDRYEQQNGITEPVSIEKIKLYTKLDDVKKASNELLKLIRKFPDKSEYLSLLAELYFNYNQDKKGLQILDRILKAEPDNGFVHFYLADYYRSKKELKEADRHTKEALVSDKIENGYKIQYILKLILNPDTTLTSDSQLDNYMNLLMQKYSDDLSVRALHSDFLKKDHKLAEARNELEYILSKDKNNYLIWEELLLMCNEMGDTTCMYRHGIEAIKYFPEQPLPYALSGIALMMQKQFAEALPLFEKGVELTDDKPELRSQFYSYLADCYYNLDSVERAFKMFDEVLKINPNDILVLNNYAYYLSLRNERLALAEKMSSQAVAMESDNATYLDTYAWVLYKRGEYSQARYYIKLAIEKDKDPSGVLYEHYGDILYRSGEHQEALKMWKKAAEMGGGVSEELNDKIQSGKLSD; this is encoded by the coding sequence ATGGTAAGATGGATTGCTTTCATGCTTTGTTTTCTTTTTATTTTACCTGCTTTTGCCGATAAAAAAAAGAAAACGGAGAACATACAGGAGCTAGATGAGAAAACCAGATTAGAATTTGACTATTCTTTTATGGAAGGGGTCAGGAGTAAAATTACCGGGGATTATCAGGCTGCTATCGGATGGTTCGATAATTGCCTTAAAATCCTTCCTTCCAGTTCAGTTGCAAAATATGAAATAGCCGGTATTTTGACTGCAGGTGAAGATTATAACGGTGCTTTGCAGTTAGCTCGTGAGGCTGTGGCCGGAAATCCGGATAATATGTGGTATAAAATATTGTTAGCCAATATTTTGCAAAAGAAAGCGATGATCGAAGAGGCTTGTAATGTATATGCCGATATCATTGCTAAATATCCGAATAAAGAAGAATTTTATTTGATCGAAGCGGAGTTATATATATCTGTCGAAAAATGGCAGAAAGCGATCGAGGTATTCGACCGTTATGAACAACAGAACGGCATAACCGAACCTGTATCTATCGAAAAAATTAAGTTGTATACTAAACTCGATGATGTTAAGAAAGCATCCAACGAATTATTAAAGTTGATTCGGAAGTTCCCGGATAAGAGCGAATACCTTAGTTTATTAGCCGAACTTTATTTCAATTATAATCAGGATAAAAAAGGATTACAAATTCTGGATCGTATATTGAAGGCCGAGCCTGATAACGGTTTTGTTCATTTCTATTTGGCTGATTATTATCGGAGTAAGAAAGAATTGAAAGAAGCCGATAGACATACGAAAGAAGCTTTGGTCAGTGATAAAATCGAGAATGGATATAAAATACAATATATTCTGAAGTTGATTCTGAATCCTGATACGACATTGACAAGCGATAGTCAGTTGGATAATTATATGAATCTATTGATGCAAAAATATAGCGACGATTTGTCGGTAAGGGCTTTACATTCGGATTTTCTGAAAAAAGATCATAAATTGGCTGAAGCACGGAATGAATTGGAGTATATTCTTTCGAAGGACAAAAATAATTATTTGATTTGGGAAGAATTGCTGCTGATGTGTAACGAGATGGGAGATACCACTTGTATGTATCGGCATGGAATAGAAGCTATAAAGTATTTTCCGGAACAACCTTTACCCTATGCTTTATCGGGAATCGCTCTGATGATGCAAAAACAATTCGCCGAAGCTTTGCCTTTGTTCGAAAAAGGCGTTGAGTTGACAGACGATAAGCCCGAATTAAGATCCCAGTTTTATTCTTATTTAGCTGATTGTTATTACAATTTGGATAGCGTGGAGAGGGCATTCAAGATGTTCGACGAAGTATTGAAAATTAATCCGAACGATATATTGGTATTGAATAATTATGCTTATTATCTCTCTTTGCGGAATGAAAGACTGGCTTTAGCGGAAAAAATGAGTTCACAGGCTGTCGCTATGGAGTCCGATAATGCAACTTACCTGGATACTTATGCCTGGGTGTTGTATAAACGGGGAGAATATTCTCAAGCCAGGTATTATATTAAATTAGCTATAGAAAAGGATAAGGATCCTTCCGGTGTGCTTTATGAACATTATGGTGATATCCTGTATCGGAGTGGAGAACACCAGGAAGCTTTGAAGATGTGGAAAAAAGCAGCTGAAATGGGAGGTGGGGTTTCGGAAGAATTGAATGATAAGATACAATCCGGTAAATTATCCGATTAA
- the rfaE2 gene encoding D-glycero-beta-D-manno-heptose 1-phosphate adenylyltransferase, which yields MNYLSFIENKIVREKETLIHTLSQWRFKEEKIVFTNGCFDILHRGHIEYLAQAAGLGQKLVIGLNTDASVKRLKGDKRPVNNQEARALLLASLLFTDKIIFFDEDTPLELIRFIQPDILVKGSDYKPEEIVGYDIVKAKGGEIITIDLTPGFSTTSILQKL from the coding sequence ATGAATTACTTATCATTCATAGAAAATAAAATTGTCAGAGAAAAAGAAACTCTGATCCATACTTTGAGTCAATGGAGATTTAAAGAAGAAAAAATTGTTTTCACGAATGGTTGTTTCGATATTCTGCACCGGGGACATATCGAATATCTCGCCCAAGCTGCCGGTCTTGGCCAAAAATTAGTTATAGGATTGAATACCGATGCGTCGGTCAAAAGATTAAAAGGTGATAAACGTCCTGTCAATAACCAGGAAGCCCGGGCTCTCTTACTTGCTTCACTTCTTTTTACAGACAAAATTATTTTCTTCGACGAAGATACTCCTCTGGAACTGATCCGGTTTATTCAACCCGATATTTTAGTAAAAGGAAGTGATTATAAACCCGAAGAAATTGTAGGTTACGACATCGTAAAAGCAAAAGGAGGGGAAATTATAACAATAGATCTTACTCCCGGTTTTTCTACCACTTCTATTCTGCAAAAGCTATAA